In one Cryptococcus deuterogattii R265 chromosome 9, complete sequence genomic region, the following are encoded:
- a CDS encoding endoplasmic reticulum protein: MSEDAVPIKTLLQTVFNSIFEVILLCVAGYVLARAGVTDKATQRKLNVINVSLFTPALLFSKVAYSLTPAKLKELWIIPLGFVLISGLSALVAWLLAKVFRLSRSQTAFAICASMFQNSNSLPIALIQALVTTVPGLKWGSDDSKDQMLGRALTYLVLYSTLGMMLRWSWGVKLLSNADDEVDQTQHGHGAVGHTELVQSPGHIEENGHDGRSPFFPSEDGQGSWRRDSSLGVTPTMIRDPSSSPTTPFVVPGSAHSMHPPRRQSTTGVSMRSHSVTSATRRPRHLSRTESGREFWGLPEAPRHHGIELIEEDSSDEEDEEWGNYAQPNLRLRRSPPSTKFQAYWRGFQKKAVSVGKSLNAFMTVPMYAALLSIFIAMVQPLQREMAKFKPLEQAIKSAGQCSIPVTLVVLGAFFYSPPPAHPPFSGLHLGDTPAQPSNFFERKIRAIAGLHSSDHKAYPRENRTVFVAVISRMIIVPMLMMPLLALMAKYDFFEAAADPVFVLCAVLLVSSPPALTLAQITQAASGDAFERLISKTISWSYAVLTPPLTLIYVVIGLVFGRL, from the exons ATGTCCGAGGACGCTGTGCCGA TCAAAACATTACTGCAAACTGTCTTCAAC TCTATCTTTGAAGTCATTCTGTTATGTGTTGCGGGTTATGTCCTTGCCCGCGCTGGGGTAACAGATAAAGCAACCCAGCGAAAGCTGAATGTCATTAACGTCTCCCTGTTCACCCCAGCTTTGTTGTTCTCAAAG GTGGCTTATTCTCTTACACCGGCAAAGCTGAAAGAATTATGGATCATCCCACTTGG TTTCGTCCTCATTAGTGGTCTTTCGGCCTTAGTAGCCTGGTTGCTTGCCAAGGTGTTCCGGCTTTCCAGATCGCAGAC GGCTTTTGCCATCTGTGCCTCAATGTTTCAAAATAGTAACTCTTTGCCAATTGCCTTGATCCAG GCTTTGGTGACTACTGTTCCCGGCCTCAAATGGGGATCCGACGACTCCAAAGATCAGATGTTGGGTCGAGCCCTCACCTATCTCGTTCTGTACTCCACGCTCGGCATGATGCTACGATGGTCGTGGGGTGTTAAACTGCTCTCTAATGCCGACGATGAGGTTGACCAGACTCAACATGGTCACGGCGCAGTCGGCCACACTGAGCTTGTACAATCACCTGGACACATTGAAGAGAATGGGCATGATGGCAGGTcgcctttctttccttctgaAGACGGCCAGGGATCGTGGAGACGTGACAGTTCACTCGGCGTAACACCGACTATGATTCGTgatccctcctcttccccaactACTCCGTTCGTTGTTCCTGGATCGGCACACTCTATGCATCCACCCCGAAGACAGTCAACTACCGGAGTAAGTATGAGAAGTCATTCGGTCACGAGTGCGACTAGGAGACCGAGACATCTAAGCAGGACTGAGAGTGGGCGAGAGTTTTGGGGACTGCCTGAAGCACCCAGACATCACGGGATCGAACTGATAGAGGAAGATAgcagtgatgaggaggacgaggaatgG GGGAATTACGCACAACCTAATCTTCGCCTTCGCCGCAGTCCTCCTTCCACAAAGTTTCAAGCTTATTGGCGTGGATTCCAAAAGAAGGCAGTGTCTGTTGGCAAGAGCCTGAACGCGTTCATGACTGTCCCCATGTATGCCGCGCTGCTGTCAATCTTCATTGCGATGGTACAGCCTTTGCAGCGGGAAATGGCCAAGTTTAAACCGCTAGAACAGGCGATCAAGAGTGCTGGACAATGTTCAA TCCCCGTCACTTTAGTGGTCTTAGGCGCTTTCTTCTACAGCCCGCCTCCtgcccatcctcctttctcCGGTCTTCACCTCGGCGATACTCCAGCCCAACCATCAAACTTTTTCGAGCGCAAGATTCGTGCCATCGCTGGCTTACATTCCTCTGATCATAAGGCCTATCCCCGAGAAAATCGAACCGTTTTTGTCGCGGTGATCAGTCGAATGATTATTGTGCCAATGCTAATGATGCCACTTTTGGCGTTGATGGCCAAGTATGACTTCTTCGAAGCGGCTGCAGACCCAGTTTTTGTGCTTTGTGCAGTGCTATTGGTTTCTTCT CCTCCGGCTCTGACGTTGGCACAGATCACTCAAGCGGCATCGGGTGATGCGTTTGAAAGATTGATATCCAAGACGATCAGCTGGTCATATGCTGTTCTAACACCGCC CTTGACGCTTATCTATGTTGTTATCGGACTGGTTTTCGGGAGATTGTAA